The genomic interval gTAAACTAGCAGTCCAGTGACACCATGCCAGgtagtttcaaatgctcaacaatctaacaatttcaatattcagcgCCCCTGGTAACCagatacaaaaaccaatgaccctgaaactcaccacaatcaattagaataagtcaacagctacgattttgtaattgattgtgataacaaaatatgcctcgttaccgatttaatatggaaatactaagttattctactattcaatgccccctggtgaccatatgcaaaacccaatgacctcgaaactcaccacaatcaaagaacatgtcatgaactacaactttgcaattgatcatggtaacaaaatatgcctagataCCAATctataaggaaatactaagttattctactattcaacgcccctggtgaccatatataataactcatgtccttaaaactcaccacatacatagacgatgtcatgagctataactttgcaattaattgtggtaacaaaatatgcataggtacagacataatatagaaatactaagttattgtattatttaacgccccctggtgaccatatacaaaaaccgatGACCTTGAAGCtaaccaaaatcatagaacaccttatgagctacaactttcaatAGATTGTGGTAATACAATAtgtttaggtatcaatataatgtcgaaaatggaaaattttgataattaaggGATAGGAGCACCCTTAATACGACCAGTCAAACTGCGCAGTATTAATAaaccatcgtttttatatccactttacactgtattgaaggattgccaaaaagttttcattttcgcatgttgaaatgagaaaaaataagccatttttgaaattctaacaaTATGCGTCCTGAGTTTCCATACCTACGAACcattgatttttgatgatttgattataatttcaaatggtaGGCgcggaaacatattgttaaaattgatttacggtCAACCCCCAATATAACAGTTTCACTGGTAGTATGAAGATCAAATTCAGGTatgtgttcaaaagttttagagaaatatcccaaaaaaatTGACTTTCGTTCcctagtgggctaaaaaggtatgaaataactaaactGATTTACCATCAGTTGCGGAAAGTTGACTCATATCTACCATAAGACTCTCTCTATGTGATTCAACTGCGGATTGATTGGAATCTTTCACACCAATTGTATCGAACTTGGTGGTCCATTTTCctgtgaaaattaaaaatatgaacatgcaTAAGCAATTGAGTAGTGGTTGAAATTGAgaccaaaattgatattttttgggtacgaaaaaaggtcacaggacggccatcttgcgTCCGATTGACCAAAAATTTCTCTCATGCCGATGCACCCTTCGGGTATACAATCTgatagatcaaggtaattgatcagagtcttcaaaattcccttgaaaacttcaactaggggtccagggacaccatgcccacttgggaagtggttccaaatgctcaacaatctaacaatttcaatattcaacgccccctggcaaccatatacaaaaaccaatgaccttgaaactcaccacaatcatagaacatgtcagcagctacgattttgtaattgattgtgataacaaaatatgcctcgttaccaatttgatatggaaatactaagttattctactattcaacgccccctggagaccatattcaaaacccaatgacatcaaaacttaccacaatcatagaacatgtcatgaactacaactttgcaattgatcatggtaacaaaatatgcctaggtaccaatataataaggaaatatagaaaaactaatgtccttaaaactcacaacaatcatagatgatgtcatgagctacaactttccaattgattgtggttacaaaatatacataggtacaaatataataaagaaatgctaagatattgtattattcaacgccccctggtggccatatacaaaatctaATTACCTTGCAAcacaccataatcatagaacatgttatgagctacaactttctaattgaatgTGGTaccaaaatacgcttaggtatcaatataatgtggaaaaactttttcccatttacgaatgagtactggtgagaccaagatggccgccaattgcgtcataattggctgatgaaaaatacctgtctcaggtataaaacatccctttccaaagaatacccatcacaaattgcaatgagaaatggcaaaccagtaggaagctacaggactcagaattcgggcaaaaattaacatttttgggcactaaaaaggtcataggacggccatctcgagtccgaccgacccaatttttgttatgttgatgggccctggggggattcacatatatccgaaagatcaaggtaattgatcgatgcgtcttcaaaatttctctCAAAAAgatcaaaaatgtgtaaaaagtgctgattttggcgaacaacaatggctgccagtcggccatcttgattctgacagggccagtttttgggctgaagatgtgtctagggtagatacatgtgtatcccaaatatcaagacgttaccttgaagcgtcttcaaaacttcccaaaataactggattccgtctacagacggacggacagacgacggacgaaaagtgaacgcaatagcccgctgggactaaagtcccaagtgggctaaaaatgagtaagaaagtgctgatttcagcAAACAGAAATGGCCACCAGTCAACCATGTTAATTCTGACCAAGCTCAGTTTTTGGGCAgaagatgtatctagggtagatacatgtatataaatacattaaatcaattacattaatatatttctataaatgatAATGGGCCTATTACATTTTATAGATTGTACCTATCTATTGGGTCCATCAAACAGCTGGTTGCCTGTGTAATAACTAATACATTCCACATGATAGATTGTACCGACCTATTGGGTCCTTTGTCTTATAGTACATAATAATCCACATGATAGATTTTACCAGACCAatctaactgtgggttttcTGTGTTAAAACAATACATTCTATAATAGATTTCCCTCAATTCGGGGATTCCTATGTGATGAATAATATACATTAATATACATTAATGTTTTGAACACATACGTCTAATTGGTTTTAATACGACCAGTGAAACCGTGCAGTTTTAATAaaccattgtttttatatccattttacgctgtattgaaggattgccaaaaagttttcattttcgcatgttgaaatgagaaaaaataagccatttttgaaattctaacaaTATGCGTCCTgagtttccatgcctacgaaccattgatttttgatgatttgattataatttcaaatggtaAGCacggaaacatattgttaaaattgatttacagtcaacccccaatATAACAGTTTCACTGGTAGTATGAAGCTAAATTCAGGTAGGCCTACAatgtgttcaaaagttttagagaaatatcCAAAATAATCGACTTTCGGTCTAAAGTCcctagtgggctaaaaaggtatgaaataactaaactGATTTACCATCAGTTGCGGAAAGTTGACTCGTATCTGTCATAAGACTCTCTCTATATGATTCAACTGCGGATTGATTGGAATCTCTCACACCAATTGTATCGAACTCGGTGGTCCATCTTCctgtgaaaattaaaaatatgaacatgcaTAAGCAATTGAGTAGTGGTTGAAATTGAGacaaaaattgacattttttgggtacgaaaaaaggtcacaggacggccatcttgcgTCCGATTGACCCAAAATTTCTCTCATGCCGATGCACCCTTCGGGTATAGAATCTgatagatcaaggtaattaatcagaatcttcaaaattcccttgaaaacttcaaaaatgagtaagaaagtgctgatttcagcGAACAAAAATGGCAACTAGTCAACCATGTTGATTCTGACCAAGCTCAGTTTTTGGGCAgaagatgtatctagggtagatacatgtatataaatacattaaatcaattacattaatatatttctataaatgatAATGGGCCTATTACATTTTATAGATTGTACCTATCTATTGGGTCCATCAAACAGCTGGTTTCCTGTGTAATAACTAATACATTCCACATGATAGATTGTACCGACCAATTGGGTCCTTTGTCTTATAGTACATAATAATCCATATGATAGATTTTACCAGACCAATCTAACTGTGGGTTTCCTGTGTTATAATAATACATTCTGTCATAGATTTCCCTCAAACTGGGGGATTCCTAtgtgataaatattttatattcagcATGATAGACTTTAACAAACATAATGGGTCCTTCAAGGTGATTAGTTAGTACTTGGTGAAATACTGAACAATCTGGAAATGTCAAGAATCACCATTACCATAGGGCATTTCATGCACTGGCACAACATGCAATTGTTTGTGGTAACAACGTCATATGTCTAGGTACTAATATACTGTAGTACCATATTCTTCGGCTAATTTACGCCACCGGTGAACATAAACAATGCCtagaaactcaccacaatcttAGGGCAATTCATGTTAGAGCAAGTCATGAGGCCAAGTTATTTACTGCGAATGAGAGAAATTGAGATAAATGATCGAAGCGTTTTCAATATTTCCCATGAAAACttgaactaggggtccagggacaccatgcccacttgagAAATGTTTCCgtatgctcaacaatctaacaatttcaatattcaacgccccctggtgaccatatacaaaaaccaatggccttgaaactcaccacaatcatggtACATGTCAGGAGGAATGATTTCATGGATTGTgatgacaaaatatgccttgttaccaatttaatatggaaatactagatcatagaacatgtcatgaactaaaactttctaattgatcatggtaacaaaataagcctaggtaccaatataaggaaatactaagttattctactattcaatgcctcttggtgaccatatagaataactaatgtccttaaaacttgccacaatcatagacaatgtcatgagctacaactttgcaattgattgtggttacaaaatatgcattgatacgaatataatatggaagatattgtattattcaatgcacactgggccatatacaaaaccaatgaccttgaaactcaccacaatcatagatcatgttatgagctacaactttcttattgattgtggtaacaaaatacgcctaggtatcaatataatgtgaaaaatttttttcccacctaggaatgagtactgattcttgattctgacagggccagttttggggctgaagatgtgtctagggtagatacatgtgtaacctaaatatcaagacattacattgaagcgtcttcaaaacttcccaaaataactggattccgtctacggacggacgtaCGCTACGACGGAcaatggacgaaaagtgaacgcaatagcccactgggactaaagtcccaagtgggctaaaaaggttCAAACAATGTctaaaagtgctgatttcaaaatgtatcagaataactggattctgtcaagCTCGGGACAATGACACAAAGCGGATGCGATAACCCGCTTAAGTCCATTTCATGTGGCTAAAAAGGtatgaaataactaaactGATTTACCATCGGTTGTGGAAAGTCGACTCATATCTGTCATAAGACTCTCTCTATGTGATTCAACTGCAGATTGATTGGCATCTTTCACACCAATTTGTATCGAACTCGGTGGTCCATCTTCCtgtaaaaatcaaaaatatgaacatgcaTAAGCAATTGAGTAGTGGTTGAAATTGagaccaaaattgacattttttgggtacgataaaaggtcacaggacggccatcttgcatCCGATTGACCCAAAATTTCTCTCATGCCGATGCACCCTTCGGGTATACAATCTgatagatcaaggtaattgatcagaatcttcaaaattcccttgaaaacttcaaaaatgagtaagaaagtgctgatttcagcGAACAAAAAAGGCCACCAGTCAACCATGTTGATTCTGACCAAGCTCAGTTTTTGGGCAgaagatgtatctagggtagatgcatgtatataaatacattaaatcaattaaattaatatatttctatgaatgatATAGGGCCCATTACATTTTATAGATTGAACCAATCTATTGGGTCCATGAAACAGCTGGTTTCCTGTGTAATAACTAATACATTCCACATGATAGATTGTACCGACCTATTGGGTCATTTGTCTTATAGTACATAATAATCCATATGATAGATTTTACCAGACCAATCTAACTGTGGGTTTCCTGTGTTATAATAATACATTCTGTCATAGATTTCCCTCAAACTGGGGGATTCCTAtgtgataaatattttatattcagcATGATAGACTTTAACAAACATAATGGGTCCTTCAAGGTGATTAGTTAGTACTTGGTGAAATACTGAACAATCTGGAAATGTCAAGAATCACCATTACCATAGGGCATTTCATGCACTGGCACAACATGCAATTGTTTGTGGTAACAACGTCATATGTCTAGGTACTAATATACTGTAGTACCATATTCTTCGGCTAATTTACGCCACCGGTGAACATAAACAATGCCtagaaactcaccacaatcttAGGGCAATTCATGTTAGAGCAAGTCATGAGGCCAAGTTATTTACTGCGAATGAGAGAAATTGAGATAAATGATCGAAGCGTTTTCAATATTTCCCATGAAAACttgaactaggggtccagggacaccatgcccacttgagAAATGTTTCCgtatgctcaacaatctaacaatttcaatattcaacgccccctggtgaccatatacaaaaaccaatggccttgaaactcaccacaatcatggtACATGTCAGGAGGAATGATTTCATGGATTGTgatgacaaaatatgccttgttaccaatttaatatggaaatactagatcatagaacatgtcatgaactaaaactttctaattgatcatggtaacaaaataagcctaggtaccaatataaggaaatactaagttattctactattcaatgcctcttggtgaccatatagaataactaatgtccttaaaacttgccacaatcatagacaatgtcatgagctacaactttgcaattgattgtggttacaaaatatgcattgatacgaatataatatggaagatattgtattattcaatgcacactgggccatatacaaaaccaatgaccttgaaactcaccacaatcatagatcatgttatgagctacaactttcttattgattgtggtaacaaaatacgcctaggtatcaatataatgtggaaaatttttttcccacctaggaatgagtactgattcttgattctgacagggccagttttggggctgaagatgtgtctagggtagatacatgtgtaacctaaatatcaagacattacattgaagcgtcttcaaaacttcccaaaataactggattccgtctacggacggacgtaCGCTATGACGGAcaatggacgaaaagtgaacgcaatagcccactgggactaaagtcccaagtgggctaaaaaggttCAAACAATGTctaaaagtgctgatttcaaaatgtatcagaataactggattctgtcaagCTCGGGACAATGACACAAAGCGGATGCGATAACCCGCTTAAGTCCATTTCATGTGGCTAAAAAGGtatgaaataactaaactGATTTACCATCGGTTGTGGAAAGTCGACTCATATCTGTCATAAGACTCTCTCTATGTGATTCAACTGCAGATTGATTGGCATCTTTCACACCAATTTGTATCGAACTCGGTGGTCCATCTTCCtgtaaaaatcaaaaatatgaacatgcaTAAGCAATTGAGTAGTGGTTGAAATTGagaccaaaattgacattttttgggtacgataaaaggtcacaggacggccatcttgcatCCGATTGACCCAAAATTTCTCTCATGCCGATGCACCCTTCGGGTATACAATCTgatagatcaaggtaattgatcagaatcttcaaaattcccttgaaaacttcaaaaatgagtaagaaagtgctgatttcagcGAACAAAAAAGGCCACCAGTCAACCATGTTGATTCTGACCAAGCTCAGTTTTTGGGCAgaagatgtatctagggtagatgcatgtatataaatacattaaatcaattaaattaatatatttctatgaatgatATAGGGCCCATTACATTTTATAGATTGAACCAATCTATTGGGTCCATGAAACAGCTGGTTTCCTGTGTAATAACTAATACATTCCACATGATAGATTGTACCGACCTATTGGGTCATTTGTCTTATAGTACATAATAATCCATATGATAGATTTTACCAGACCAATCTAACTGTGGGTTTCCTGTGTTATATTAATACATTCTGTCATAGATTTCCCTCAAACTGGGGGATTCCTAtgtgataaatattttatattcagcATGATAGACTTTAACAAACATAATGGGTCCTTCAAGGTGATTAGTTAGT from Tubulanus polymorphus unplaced genomic scaffold, tnTubPoly1.2 scaffold_57, whole genome shotgun sequence carries:
- the LOC141914630 gene encoding uncharacterized protein LOC141914630 isoform X1, translated to MEDGPPSSIQIGVKDANQSAVESHRESLMTDMSRLSTTDGRWTTEFDTIGVRDSNQSAVESYRESLMTDTSQLSATDGKWTTKFDTIGVKDSNQSAVESHRESLMVDMSQLSATDGRWTTEFDTIGVKDSNQSAVESYRESLMTDTSQLSATDGKWTTKFDTIGVKDSNQSAVESHRESLMVDMSQLSATDGRMKTRRRWSSDEDKIFHTILHSFQQNA